In Bacillota bacterium, the following proteins share a genomic window:
- a CDS encoding glycosyltransferase family 2 protein translates to MAAIIPAYNEEKTIGAVLDAVRQVSDLDEIIVVSDGCTDNTVKEAKRRRVKVIELPENRGKGAAMKAGVDATQAEVVVFLDADLIGLQKDHLRQLLGPVLKGEADMSIGLFGGGRLATDLAQIVAPFLSGQRAVKKPLLAELDEMDITRFGIEVALTRQAQKSGLRVKQVVLDQLTHVMKEEKRGFWKGLRDRLKMYWEIVRYAQRSP, encoded by the coding sequence GTGGCCGCGATCATTCCGGCCTACAACGAAGAGAAGACCATCGGGGCGGTCCTTGACGCCGTTCGTCAGGTGTCCGACCTCGATGAGATCATTGTCGTCAGCGATGGATGCACGGACAACACGGTCAAAGAGGCAAAGCGTCGGCGGGTGAAGGTCATCGAGCTCCCGGAGAACCGTGGCAAAGGGGCGGCGATGAAGGCCGGCGTGGACGCCACCCAGGCCGAGGTCGTCGTCTTCCTGGACGCCGACCTTATCGGGCTGCAGAAGGATCACCTTCGGCAGCTCTTGGGACCGGTCTTGAAGGGCGAAGCCGACATGAGCATCGGCCTCTTCGGCGGCGGCCGCTTGGCCACCGATCTGGCTCAGATCGTGGCGCCGTTCCTCTCCGGGCAGCGGGCGGTGAAGAAGCCGCTCCTGGCCGAACTGGACGAGATGGACATCACTCGCTTCGGCATCGAGGTGGCCCTGACCCGTCAGGCGCAGAAATCCGGGTTGCGGGTGAAGCAGGTCGTCTTGGATCAGCTGACCCATGTCATGAAGGAAGAGAAGCGCGGCTTCTGGAAGGGGTTACGGGATCGGCTGAAGATGTACTGGGAGATCGTCCGTTACGCCCAGCGGAGTCCCTGA